In Diaphorobacter ruginosibacter, the genomic stretch GACGAATTGCGCACCTGGATGACGGAGCAACGGGCAACGATCAAACCGCGGATCACTCCGATCGACGAGCCCAAACAGTTTTTCCCTGCTGATTATTCAGCGGACAGCGGCCAGGACCCCTTTGCATCCCTGCGTCTCACGCAGGCGTTGAAGCGGGACTCCAACAATGCGTCCGCCAACTCGGCGTTGATTACCCCCGAGCTTGCGCGCCGCAAGGAGCCTCTCGAGGCGTATCCGCTGGACGCCATCAAGATGGTGGGCAGCATGAACAAGAACGGTGTGCCGATCGCCCTGATCAGGGTGGACAAGCTGCTGTATCAGGTACGGGTCGGCAATCACCTGGGCCCGAACTACGGGCTTGTGACGAAGATTTCGGAAACCAACGTTCATATGAGAGAAATTGTCCAGGACCCGACGGGTGACTGGATCGAACGTCCGGCAACGCTCGACCTGCAGGAAGGTCCAGAGGGAAAGCAATGATCAGCAAGAAAAATAATCTTCGAGAGAAACTGTGGACGGCGGGCATCGCCTTGTTTGCCATGGCGGGCTCGACGCTCGCCAGTGCCGGGGGGGTGATCCAGTCCGTCACAGGTTTC encodes the following:
- a CDS encoding pilus assembly protein PilP gives rise to the protein MKHSTLLILIALNSVLLSGCASDDEDELRTWMTEQRATIKPRITPIDEPKQFFPADYSADSGQDPFASLRLTQALKRDSNNASANSALITPELARRKEPLEAYPLDAIKMVGSMNKNGVPIALIRVDKLLYQVRVGNHLGPNYGLVTKISETNVHMREIVQDPTGDWIERPATLDLQEGPEGKQ